The DNA region CTTTTTTGTTGTTGTGTGTAGTGATGCTTTGCTGGGAGGGATTTAGTTAGACTAGATGCAATTATGTTTCTGGAAGTCAACTTTGTCTAAGACAATAAAATTTCTGTCCACTCCTTGTTTTTTTGGCCGTTTAAGAATGTGAATATGAATAGTGTACATTTTCATGCTAAACTTTTATgttttttcttttggaaaaatccaaACATTTATATCTACTGCAACATGGATAGGGGTTATTCACGGTAGGTTGGTTGGAGATGGTGAGGATCCAGATCTTCCGAACGCATCACTCTCAATGGTGAAGTGGTTGTGATGGCTAGGTGGGAATTTGTGGCACTGCATTGCATCTCAATGGTGAGGTGGTTGCGATGGCTAGGATTGTCTGCATTCTACAATGTTGGGCCACAGAAATTTTCCTTTAAATATCACATGAATTGATCTATTGCTTCTTTGGGTAAGtgatcaattgagttcctataTGCTCTAAAAGTTATCAGTTGAGATAAATAGGATAAATAGTGAATTCAgattgacttaattaatattaattgggactgaccttttattaatttggacattttggtaacactacTAATGGGTCAATAGCTCTAGTAGAACAAACATTACAAGTATGGTACCgcttgagatatttgttactACTAGCAACCTATCTAACCACACATTTCTTGTGGCAAATGGTGGCCACATATATCTATCCATTACCTACCAACCTTGTGCCATTTCATTTCTCTATGAATCAAACAAGTTAGTGCAGAGGAAGAAAAAGCTCAAGAGAAGAAGAGGAAACAAGCTAGTGGAGGAAGAAAAGCTTGGAATCCATCATCATCACTTCATCAACATCACCATCTCAtctcatcatcttcttcaacctccTCTTCCATTTCTAaaggtgggttctagttagaaaccctaATATTTCTAGGGATTTAGTTTGTAGAATCATAGGTTGACTATAAGAATCCATACTATATGATGAATGTTTCCTCTTGATTATGATGAGTTTCTCTATGAATCATGTGAAATTTCATTGATGTTGTCTCTATGTGTGTTCTTGCATTTATTAGATTCTTGTGACATAATAATGTGGTTGTTGCTTGGAAGTTTGTTGATGTGTTGTTATGTTCATGTCAAGAGATTGGTAGTTAGAAGTGAAGCAAACATTATGCAGGTTGGGATTTTGGAAGTTGTAGAAGAAATGAAGTCTCTATGTATGAAAAAGTGGCAAATGCTTAGGACCAATCAATTGGTCCTTGATGGCAATCGATTGTGTCAACTTTCTGTTGTGAAGAAAAGGAAATTTTagcaggaccaatcgattgacatcggagtccaatcgattgcacaaacttTATGTTTTGGAAAACTAGAAATTTTTGTGgtgccaatcgattgacactgaggatcaatcgattgatcctctGTATTCTTAGAAAAACAGaaatgtgagaggaaccaatcGATTAGGCTTCCCTAACCAATCGATTGACTTATGCCAAACACTTCAAAATTCATTTCTTTGATGTTTCTAAATGCATTTCATCAACAATTAATCAATTGTGATGTTATACTTGAATTGAATCAATTTTTAATGTGAGAATTATATAATGAATCTAGTGAATTAACCAAGTGATCAATTTAGGAAATAACTTAGACTTATAACTTAGATAACAGTAGAAGGCGACATTCATTCGTACGACACTTATGTGGAGGTCGTGAACGAATGGTTGCCATAGTTGAGAGTGAGAcgctttgtatggaacatgctATGTTATTGCTTGTGTATTttggtgaatgaagtcacctgtgattgatgAATCTTGTTATgatttgtggaaccgatcatgtattcagaatgtttTTCCCttggtggtacacatctctatttgatatgcttagatgagtaagcaaAAGGATGTGAGACTGATGATTCatgcctcaattgggtttgagccccaaccacgacggacatgggggaaaggtggacacctaagtgggttagagtcccatacggtgaaagataccctaagtgggttagaatcccatacgggtgacagtcgcttgaaatgagtttggaactcatagaggacctgatatccaccgcgaaagtcgaatcatacgagcatgcatgaactgGGCTTGCCCTAGACGTAAGTCCGCTCAGGGATTGATGTTTCCTGAATCTGAATAATGATCTTGTTTTGAGTTGCGAGAACTCAGGTACATGTTGCCATACATTGCGAGTTAGTTCCCCATCACTTAAGTCTTCTTTCCCTTGTTGACTTAAGTTggatattgattagaaaaccctgtagagccgagtggatccataagatagggaacccactgagattattatctcaccccatgttgttgattattttttaGGTGGTTCTGAGTAGGCGAAGGGTAAGGAcaagatagagtgatgtcttgcttacctgaTGTTTGGATGGCTACTCCGCTATGTATATATTTTGAGATCATTGTATAATGATCTAGCTCCTAGTTTTTATTTTGGGCACTTTTGTGTATATTTTGTGCCATGTTATGTTTCTTTTGGGCATGTAAATATGTACACTATTGCCGCTAggcgcttatgtatttcagtaccagtaTTATACTATGTATAATATATATTatagacatatattatatgtgggtgttacaattggtatcagagcaggtcgtaTCCTCGACCTAGCCATGAGATATTATAAGTATTTCTTTATGCCTCATATATGGGTTGTCATCATTGTCATTGATGATATATTCATAGTATTGAGCCTAATCAACTTAATCCTATTTGTATGACATTCAGGATCATGGCTGACAGAGGCAGAGGTCGTGGTAGACCCAAAACTCAGAATTCCAACTCTGAACCACCAAGTGGTAGTGAAGGTTTTCAACGACCTCAGTTCGTGCAAtagatgcaacaacaacataaccAATTCATGCAACATATATTGCAACAATGGAATGGTGGTTTTCATCCTCAAGGGGTTCCACAAGAAGCTGCAGGTGGTAGTTTTTGAGATTTCTTTCGCATGAGTCCTCCTGAATTCCATGGTGGATTAAATCCTGTGAAGGCTCATGAGTGGATAACCAGCATGGAAAGGATTTTTCAGATAGTGCATTGTAGTAAAGAGAATAAAGTTGTATTTGCTTCTCACATGATGAAGGGTCCCACTGTGAGATGGTGGGAGAGTGCTTCGACTCTTATGACCAATCAAGGAGTACCTAGGGATTGGGAGCATTTTAAGACTACTTTCCTGGATAAGTATTTTCCTAGCTCTTTGAGGACTCAGAAAGAATTTGAGTTTCAGCAGCTTAGACAGGGTACTATGACAGTAGCTGTGTATGCTGAGAAGTTTGAAGATCTGGCTGCTTATTTTAGACAGGCCGAGTATGCATcagatgagaaatggaagatCGATCAATTCCTTTTTGGTCTAAGAGGTGGAATTTCTCATAGTGTTTCTCAAAGGGAATTCACTACTTATGCTGAATTTCTAAGACAATGCTATGTGGCTGAGAACAGTTTGAAGAAAGTTCAAGAAGAAAGGGATCAGTATAGGAGTGGACAGAAGAACCAAGGGAGGTCGGGTAACCAGTTTAGGCATAGACGTCAAGCTTTCAAGGGAAAACAAGTGCAACATGCAAGACCTAACCATCCTCCACAATGTCAAGTATGTAAGAGGTCTCATTTTGGAAGATGTGTCGGAAGTGGAATTAAGTGTTTTACTTGTCAGAGGGAGGGACACATGGCTAGGGATTGTCCTCAAGATAAGAATCAGATGCAGGGGAGGAGCATTGGTCGAGTTTATACTTTGGATGCAAGGAAGGCTAAGAGAAACAATGCCTTAATTGTTGGTACGTGTCTCGTCAATGATGATCCTTGTTTTGTATTGTTTGGTTGTGGGGCAACACACTCTTTTGTATCAATTCAGTGCATGAAGTGTCTTGGCTAGTAAGCAATTCCCTTGTCTCCTCCTATGGTGGTTACTACCGCCATGGATGATGTGGTTAAGACACCGTTAATTTATGAGAATTGTTCGCTCTCGGTGAATGGTAGAATTTTCCAGATTAATCTTATTTGTTTACCACTTAAGAAGGTTGATGTGGTGTTGGGGATGGATTGGCTTTCCGCCAATTCGGTGTTTATTGGATGTGAAGAGAAGTTGATTATCGTTCTATCTAGTGAGGCTACTCCAAAGGATGTATTAACTATTATCTTGGAAGGTACGGTTGACATGGTTAATTTCTTATTTGAGAAGGAAAGTCAGTTATCTTAGTTCTCACCAAGGAATCTAGCGACAATCTGAATTTTATGCAAATTCCTATCGTTTTTGAATTTCCGGAAGTTTTCCCTGAGGATGTCATTTCTCTTCCTCCTAAAAGGGAAGTGGAAATCTctattgatctggtacctggGATGACTCCAATCTTCGTTTCTCCGTATTGTATGACGCCACTCGAGTTGAGAGAGTTGAAGGATCAATTGGAAGAGTTGTTAACCAAGCATTTCATCCGACCTAGTGTCTCACCATGGGGAGCTCCAGTATTATTAGTGAAGAAGAAGGAAGGTAGTATGCTGTTGTGTATTGATTATCGCCAGTTGAATAAAGTCACtattaagaacaagtatcctcTACCAAGGATAGACGATTTGTTAGATCAGTTGAAAGGAGCCTGTGTGTTCTCGAAGATTGATTTACGATCGGGCTATCGTCAAATAAGAGTTAAAAACTCGGATGTACCAAAGACCGCATTTAGAACCCGATATGGTCATTATGCGTTTcttgtaatgccttttggtgtgacgAATGCCCCTGCTGTTTTCATGGACTATACGAATTGGATATTTCTACCTTACTTAGACCAGTTCGTGGTGATTTTTATTGATGACATTCTTATTTATTCTCGTACTCCACAAGAGCACGGAGAACACCTAAGGGTTGTTCTGTCAGTAATGCAAGAGAAGCAACCTTTTTCCAAGTTAAgtaagtgtgaattttggatgAACGAAGTGAAGTTTCTTGGTCATGTCATATCACAAGGGGGAGTATCGGTAGATCCATCTAAATTTGAAGCAATTATTAATTGGGAAAGACCGAAGAATGCTTCCAAAGTCAGAAGTTTCTTAGGTTTGGCAGGTTACTATAGAAGATTTATAAAAGGGTTTTCACAGATAGCCTTACCAATGACTAGACTTACCCGAAAGGAAATTTCTTTTAAATGGGATTCGAAGTGTGAGCAGAGTTTCATGAGTTTGAAGGAGAAACTAACAACTTCTCCTATTTTAATCATCCCTGATCCTAGTAAGTCTTATGAAGCATTTTGTGATGCCTCTAAGAAAGGATTATGAGGGGTGTTAATGTAGAGTGGTCAGGTTGTAGCATATGCCTCTCGTCAGTTGAAGACTCATGAAGAGAACTATCTGATCCATGATCTTGAACTAGCTGTTGTTGTTCTTAATTGAAGGTGTGGcgacattacttgtatggagtGCGCTTTGAGATGTTTAGCGACCACAAGCGTTTGAAATACTTATTTGACTAGAAAGAGTTAAACATGAGACAGAGGAAATTGATGGAGTATTTGAAGGACTTTGATATTGAGCTTAAGTATCACCCGGGGAAAGCGAATAAGGTTGCATATGCCTTAAGTCGGAAAAATATGCATAAAGCTGAGTTGATGATGTTAGAATATGCATTGTTGGAAAAGTTCTGAGATCTTAATCTTCAGTTTAATTGGATGCAGGATGGTGTGATAATGGGAAATTTGAATGTTACTTCTAACCTAAGGGAAggtgaaattctagttaacagactttcgatgtcacacaggatgttatgacatccgattctgtgcagacaggaatgtaaacagcaggtaaatgtaagtgcagtaaataacacaaggaattgtttaccaAGTTCagtgtcacacacacctacgtctgggggctaccaagccagggaggaaatccactattagcagtattaattcaggccttaaaccacctgtttaatcctatcacttaatacctacccaatgcaatttcaatcttaaactaagaccagagttcctactcactccccctcaatgacctcagtgattacaacctttaattagattaaagttaatggtgaagttatacttcaaacaactcttgattatgcttaacagctttaatcaagatacacagcactcacgcttaaaagcttagagtgacacaacacttacaactcaatgaacaccctagtccaatgcaatcatctaggtgataattgcttggctcacaaatACAACCAAATACAAAACACAATAAAAATACAACTATGAAATACAGTGATGTATTTAAAGCTTCACACTTCGAAATCTCTGaattgctgaaagtaggattgccatccttttataatgcagcacttgggccttgtacttgagTTTCCTAAAATTAtggttaagcaagttaacctaattttcaaatattagggtgctaacaaataggctatttgttaggttcattaattgtagctcagttgttagtttcctagattttagctcagttgttggattcctgaaaaatagcctgagaaaaatactgaaacagaaaaattaaccatcctacaatttagcatatgctgtcaggaatgaatgtcacaacattccgtttgacgtccagaacataggccatatgctaagtctgttattttcctgaaaacagactgtactaaatgttgtactgtaaaagaccaaccagtctatactaCAGTATCAGCTGAcagagataaatgtcataacatccagttttACATTTTAACAATgagccttatgccaggtctgttatcctccagaagaacagactgaaataaatactgaactgtagcagaaaaatcaacctgcctattattcagtatatgttgtcactaatgaatgtcataacatccagtttgacattcagacagtaggccttatgtcaggtttgttattcccttgataaacagactgaattaaatactgagttataacagacaaccaactATTTTGTACCTCAGTATCTactgtcagggatgaatgtcataacatctagtttgacattcagtaaatcctgtattagctaaacctgcagcatactactcaagtatgttatgacatcagtcaagacatcagagtacaattagTGTTTTAGCACAacatgcagccaatcaaacatctccaaggcatgtcatgacatcagtcaagacattagagtccagttagtgttttgacataaaatgcagccaatcaaacatctacaaactccccctttggcaaatttttggctaaaacaacttggtatcacagcagcggaaaacacacatctagcagggaaattaacctagctaatacactcagagcagcaacacactcaacacacatagaagttaaataaaaacttcaaccAGCAGCACATacacagaagttaaataaaaacttctaacagcagcacACTTACAGAATGCACACATcaacacactcacactcatcacacataggagttgaacatcaagctgcagcacaacctctggattagaggatcttcaatatccGTTCAAGCACATAGCAAATCTGTTGTCCTAGGGCAccacaggtgttactccccctttttgtcaaaaatgttgccaaagcaacacttaaaattacaaaccaaaataaaacaaaattacACAGACTTGTCAGAAACCCAATCTTGATCTTGCTTCTCAGCCTTGATCAAGAcaacatccacttgatcttgcttcacagctttgatcaagtagacacacactctgTCTTCACAGCAGgtatatcagatgccatgactttgtgtatgacatcttgaaccactcctgcatgaacttcagcaggtacataggctgtctcatgttaggacatccccttaacatcttgttaacacacttgcagcaagtgaaatagctatgatttgttgaccaatcagagtacactttcaattgtttaatagttagaattattaaacaatacattccaaacatccttggttgctataaatcctcagaaaggcatattcccaatttgccccttaaattttcaaactgagtagcatccaaagcctttgtgaatatgtcagcaagttgtagttcagtagctacatgttccaaggtaatcactttgtcttccaccagatctctgatgaagtgatgtctaatgtcaatatgtttggtcctgctctgtagcggtgtattcgtcgctatatgatttattgattaaaccataagcaaaacatacaaagaatcgagtcgccaccgcacttttatttatccaaaggactggctaaaaagcgaacaaaagcctaagaagtttgacacatagaaaactaatgaaaagatcagagaatctgggtaaggggtaaattacgcaatgggaaggtgttaggcacccatcacgtcctaggtactcctagggagcccttttcacacttgttgtataagaaaatgtttatttgtttatgacatattgtgcaaacatgaatgggataatgagaaaagaatgtacaattttattatttttgtgtttgaacggatgaacccgttgcctacgtaccttccatcaaaggtaaggataaaaacgccgtagttcggctaaaagatttccaaaagtgtgtgaattgattttaaaacaaaagcattaaggtttttcattaccaatgggagaaaactcaacctgaatcaacaatccaccatgcgaggacggcttcgacgtactagaggggttaaccctgttttcagtacggaagtcttacaatcaactcactaaggataaggtaagatttacatcaaccactatggtaattgaaacctatggctaatgtatgaaaacatattaacaatggacaaagccacaaaacaattgaatgagtgaagttaatcgattatgagtattcacaaagtatggtcaagatatgattaggattgattcaaagaagtgttatgaaatagagtttgaaaagtcaaggacttagggtccaggtttctaatttgacaagagatgagaatgtttgcacaatagcATTACgagttttaaaagtcaacaagtgaaaagggatttacaccaatctcctaaaacaaaacaatgataccggatgccaataaatggacttactccaatctcacaaaacaaaaacaaaacaaaagggtggataccggatgccaatcaagtggtcttataccaatctccaaagaatcaagacatggatgtcagatgccaatctatctggacttactctaatctccaacagatgatcataggaatacaaatgccaacaacatggtcttacaattgcatcctcacatacaacaaacaaacagaagcaatggacataagtgaccaaatgaaatggtcttacactctatcccttccaaatcacaggaacaatggccaaatgaatggacttacagttgtcctcaatgggtaaaccaaagatggtcacaaagatatgaaatgatgatcatgcaataatgaacaattaatgatgataagtgcataaaggcaaacaagcaaacatgtacaaatgaaccaagtaatcaatcaaacaaagtcatttagcacacactatatccaagcaatcaggctcaagcaagggttagactttaaagtcaactggaatggggtaagtggtgctcttaaccttaatATTAAGAGTTAAGGTGAAACAaatgaaaggatatgaggggtgtacctcatgctcttatccctggtcagggagagctttgaatatcagaaggtgtgggagttcagaaagttggaactctctccacaagttaaggactcaatagatcttgggcttttactcactatgcatcaacacatgtggtgcgagcaaggtgagtgacacacagaatagtaggagatagactacacatctcttttgtctaccaattgccttattagaaggacttttcctgcttggggacaaagataaacaatcacaaacattgcctcttaaggaggacttcagacaggtgcctggctaagtaacaagccaggtcttccagactacatggagacaagagattctacctcaattcttaagctatcaagcaaagaaatagcaagttcacaatgaactatagcaactaaatgtacctgtggaaatatcaaacaaattagtatgctatacagacaaacaaccaacagttaatgcaacagacaaccaatataggcaaaggcataagccacaagtcaatcccaattgaatcaacttcaacctacaaaacacacattagtaatcaaaagcaaatatcaaatgctctcaagatgaggcatcatcaattgtgtaacttgcatgtgcaacctgaaacaaagcttcaaacatgagatgtaaacccttaggccaaagcctagggtccaagatagggaaaaacttaaaacagaacatgaaaaatGGCCAAAATCAAGATTAGTCAATTAATAACcaagtccaattggtctcatgtcaaaactatgcaccaattccatttcacaagcaaatcatgtcaaactagtCAAGTTGAGAACACATTGgagtaaacagaatgaacacaagcatatccataccaaaatggctcaataaattccaagaaaaattagGCCTAAACAaaacacattgaatgagcaacacaccaGAAATCATGTCATTTGGATATGTGGAAGtatgtcaattaaaatcaacaagtcaaagcatgttcaagcaagctcatacaaggcaccaaatcatgcatcaacttcaagtaagcataaaacagaaatgacataagataaatgacccaaatcaaagccatgtcaaacttcaagatgtctataatacacatgccaaattccaagtccatccaataaacaccaaggatttcacaaatcatataagatcatgactcacaaaaggttcacaattggtcaaacaggggagaaattctcaaacaaatagaaaatgcattccaaaattccaggaaaaatcatgctcaaactagacatccagaagattcaacatgcaaaaattcagagcaaTTGGCAATCGAatggcatggaaaataaaatcaagaacatgaacaagaaatggtgtgacatacattgtcacacctccaaagatcacatcatatctcacaatccaggaagGCAAAAATcgcaaaccatataccaaaagATCACTTAAGAtgtctagatcatgcatataaaatttcagctccataGAATCAAGCATCATGgtttcacaatcaaaatggtaaagcataggcaaatagcatacatgatcaaaaccaTTAGACCAAAACAAAAACAGGCCGTGCACAACTTTTGCTATCATGCTAgtaaaaaactagaggaaaaatggagatcaatgcaaaaattcccattcaatttggatcatccatgaagtttctatgattttttgaagatgcatgatgaaatgaaataaaaattgagttggaaaatgatttaaatgaagcgcatggcaaacttgtaaataagCAGAACTTTTGAATATTGGCGCCTGtatgaaacgctgcgtttcattaaaggAAACGCAGCCCCAATCATAACACGACAAGTGGACCACTCCATGCGCTGAAAACAGAAAAAACCATGCAAGCACGGGCCAGGCAGATCAAAGAGAATCTGGAAACACAAACCCTAAGAACTCATTGTATTcttcagcattcatcatcatcaagaacaaaaaATCACCGAAACTTGCAAACCATATATCAATCGAACCAGCATTCATCCTAGATCACTAATCTAACGTTGATTTGTCCTAATTCTAACCATAGCAAAAGGATCGATCAAAACAAGTTTTAACAATCAACATTCAAATCCAGATATCTTCCTCAATTTTGCATGAAATTGCTAGATCTAAAGTGCAGTGTACTCTACATACTaagatctacaaaagccatatGTGAATTGCAAGAAATGGAGTGGTCGAGGTTTACCTTGATGAAGATGCAGCAACCGATTTTGTTGGATTCAAAGCTTGGAAATATGaaaacagatgctcaatgatGCTTAGATGAGTGTATGGAATCAAGACTTCAGCTCAACACAACTTGATTTCGATGAAATTTCCAAATGCCATGTGAATGTTCAAGCTTCAACAGTTCCAATTCTTCAAGAATCCTCCAATATTTGCTTCAACAGATGTTCAATTATACCTGCAGATGATGATCAACACAAGAACAAGCAAAAGGAATGGTGAAATTCGATGCAAAAGttgaaaaaaagtttgagagaatttgagagaatttgagagattttgagtttggatctgaaattgtgaattgttgattgagaattctgttaggattagtGCTTTATACCACATGTTAATCACActagctaaacatgattaggcaaaatggattggattagtgaaatgctcatgttatgtaatttggccaaaatgccctcaTGCTAATgtaaccaatggaacagtaaaattTCACTTGCAGCAAGTCACAAATTCTGTTTTGAGGCAAATGGCAATTGGTTTGGCATGAGAATTATGTGTACTTTTCAAAATGACattttttcccaccaaaattcaaattgattcacttgaaaaatgcactttttgtatggtgatttttgatgaaatgtaatacatgattatgatagaggagatcaaaagaaatttgctccaaaaagaatcacatgaattggccttttggttcaagagttatgcctccttgaagttcaatatttcttgacaatgatttgatcataacttgccaaccacacatgagaaattgatgttcttggactttttggaaaggtaagagcaagatcttcaactttcatgttggacaaaagtttatttgaagcttgcttgatgatgtaaagttgaggagaagacctttccatttttggcagtttgaaattacaggtcacttactatttttggaaactttttgtctgacctccaattcttcaatgtggatgtttgacatgttatatgaggcttgtatggacatgaatgagacatctcagaccatttcccaccatcaaatccctgattttatgcacagttgaccacagttgactttgttagggttttggttgactgaacaatgccttgatgaattccaaacctctaccacttgagatcttgattccaaatgatatcacaactcatatgagctcttgatgaatgatcatggtgcccaaattcttcagaatggccaccataTATGGCTCAAGgaatgcctttgactggcttgacctagttttgcttcatctgcaagtaacaaggttagatgacaatatttttgtacttttggttagtaaacaaatgaaaagcaatgatatacaaattctaaacatgcttggtgatcaagaaccactctcaaaagataacccacccactaggagggaagccaaggtgcacaatgatccttgaggcaatgatgatatgatatgatgccatgaaggatcttagggacaaaattggggtcttacagatgcccctatttaaggtcattctaaccggagaagtgaagtttagaaatcttcatctcgacgcggtagaatggacttaaataacagtaatgagacaaatttttggtccctaagagacctcacgatgcaaatgtatgcatgtaaaagacacaaactctgtggggatatagttcacacagaagaaaagac from Lathyrus oleraceus cultivar Zhongwan6 chromosome 1, CAAS_Psat_ZW6_1.0, whole genome shotgun sequence includes:
- the LOC127107796 gene encoding uncharacterized protein LOC127107796, whose amino-acid sequence is MSPPEFHGGLNPVKAHEWITSMERIFQIVHCSKENKVVFASHMMKGPTVRWWESASTLMTNQGVPRDWEHFKTTFLDKYFPSSLRTQKEFEFQQLRQGTMTVAVYAEKFEDLAAYFRQAEYASDEKWKIDQFLFGLRGGISHSVSQREFTTYAEFLRQCYVAENSLKKVQEERDQYRSGQKNQGRSGNQFRHRRQAFKGKQVQHARPNHPPQCQVCKRSHFGRCVGSGIKCFTCQREGHMARDCPQDKNQMQGRSIGRVYTLDARKAKRNNALIVGTCLVNDDPCFVLFGCGATHSFVSIQCMKCLG